ATAATGCAGCAGGCTCTGTCCTGGTTCGAGTTGCATGGGCAGGTTCCTACCTGGGTTCGGGTCGTCGTTCGCGCCGCAGGAGTATAACCGCTACCGGAAGGCTGTTGAAGCATATGGCACCACTGGTCGTTCTAATCCTCACGTTTGCCTTCTCTCTATTGGCCCTGCGTGTTCGCGATGATCGATGGAGCGTTCGTCCCGCAGGTCGACTGGCCATCGCGGTGATGTTCGTCTTCACGGGCATGAGTCACTTTTTCATGGCCGAGAGAATGATCGCCATGGTTCCACCGGCCTTCCCACGACCGGAACTGTGGGTCGTCGGCACCGGAATCGCCGAGATCTTCGGTGGTGTCGCACTGTTGATTCCCGGACTCTCCAGAGTTGCCGCCGGTTGCCTGATCGTCCTGCTGCTCGGCGTCTTCCCGGCGAACGTCTATTCCGCGCTGGAAACGGATCCGGGTTATCTGTGGTTTCGCGTCCCGCTTCAGCTGTTGTTTCTATGCTGGACGGTCTACTTCGGATGGTTCAAGGGAAGCGACCGGCGGCGCCAACGTTCTTGGTTATGACCTCGCAGGGGACTACGTCGACAATAGGGTCGAAGAGACACTCACCAGCGACGTTCTGGATCTCTCGTCTTCGCTGAATGGCGAGAACAACTGTGGATCCGGA
The genomic region above belongs to Acidobacteriota bacterium and contains:
- a CDS encoding DoxX family membrane protein; this encodes MAPLVVLILTFAFSLLALRVRDDRWSVRPAGRLAIAVMFVFTGMSHFFMAERMIAMVPPAFPRPELWVVGTGIAEIFGGVALLIPGLSRVAAGCLIVLLLGVFPANVYSALETDPGYLWFRVPLQLLFLCWTVYFGWFKGSDRRRQRSWL